One window from the genome of Sesamum indicum cultivar Zhongzhi No. 13 linkage group LG15, S_indicum_v1.0, whole genome shotgun sequence encodes:
- the LOC105178168 gene encoding 26S proteasome non-ATPase regulatory subunit 4 homolog, translated as MVLEATMICIDNSEWMRNGDYSPNRFQAQADAVNLICGAKTQSNPENTVGVLTMAGKGVRVLVTPTSDLGKILACMHGLEIGGEMNLAAGIQVAQLALKHRQNKKQQQRIIVFAGSPVKYDKKVLELIGRKLKKNSVALDIVNFGEEDEEKREKLEALLAAVNNNDSSHIVHVPPGPSALSDVLISTPIFTGDGEGGSGFAAAAAAAAAGGVSGFEFGVDPNLDPELALALRVSMEEERARQEAAAKKAAEEAAKQEKGEQQSTSQDTTMTENVDPGTSEPDKKTHDLMDDENALLQQALAMSMDDSSSTVAVRDTDMSDASADDHDLQLALQLSVQEGAVDQSNQTDMNKLLADQSFVSSILTSLPGVDPNDPHVKDLLASMQSQSEPNKEDDKAPKEDEKK; from the exons ATGGTGCTTGAG GCGACAATGATCTGCATCGACAATTCGGAGTGGATGCGGAACGGGGATTATTCTCCGAATCGATTCCAAGCTCAGGCCGACGCCGTTAACCTAATTTGTGGCGCTAAAACTCAG TCAAATCCTGAGAATACGGTGGGAGTGTTAACAATGGCTGGGAAAGGGGTTCGCGTATTGGTCACTCCAACTAGTGATCTTGGCAAGATCTTGGCGTGCATGCACG GTTTAGAAATAGGCGGTGAAATGAACTTGGCTGCTGGGATCCAGGTTGCGCAGTTGGCCCTCAAGCATCGCCAAAACAAGAAGCAGCAACAAAGGATAATTGTGTTTGCTGGAAG TCCTGTTAAATATGACAAGAAGGTGTTGGAGTTGATTGGAAGAAAACTGAAGAAGAACAGTGTAGCTCTTGACATTGTAAATTTTGGTGAAGAAGATGAGGAAAAGAGGGAGAAGCTTGAAGCGTTGCTTGCTGCAGTAAATAACAATGACAGCAGTCATATTGTTCACGTTCCTCCAGGCCCAAGTGCTCTTTCAGATGTGCTTAtcag TACTCCAATCTTTACTGGTGATGGAGAAGGGGGGAGTGGTTTTGCAGCAGCTGCAGCTGCTGCTGCAGCTGGTGGTGTATCTGGATTTGAATTTGGTGTGGATCCAAACTTGGATCCTGAACTTGCTCTTGCACTTCGCGTATCAATGGAAGAGGAGAGGGCAAGGCAAGAAGCAGCTGCAAAGAAAGCTGCAGAAGAAGCTGCAAAGCAGGAAAAAGGAGAACAGCAGTCCACTTCACAAGACACAACCATGACTGAGAATGTGGATCCTGGAACTTCTGAGCCTGATAAGAAGACACATGATCTAATG GATGATGAGAATGCATTGTTACAGCAGGCCCTGGCTATGTCCATGGATGATTCCTCCTCAACAGTTGCTGTGCGGGATACTGACATGTCAGATGCATCTGCTGATGATCATGATCTGCAACTTG CCCTTCAGTTGTCTGTACAAGAGGGTGCAGTAGATCAATCAAACCAGACAGACATGAATAAGCTGTTGGCAGATCAATCCTTTGTGTCCTCCATCCTTACTTCA CTTCCAGGAGTTGATCCAAATGACCCCCATGTCAAGGATTTGCTTGCCTCTATGCAGAGTCAGTCTGAG CCGAACAAAGAGGACGATAAGGCTCCAAAAGAGGATGAAAAGAAGTGA